A stretch of the Effusibacillus pohliae DSM 22757 genome encodes the following:
- a CDS encoding 5-oxoprolinase subunit C family protein, translating into MSIRVMRPGLLTSLQDLGRHGVQKYGVVASGAMDPFALRLANLLVGNEEAEAALEMTIQGPTLLFERDALIAICGAALSPKIDGRSVPEWRPVLVKGGSVLQFGMAIAGCRAYLAVAGGFDVPVVMGSRSTYLRAGIGGFQGRALKEGDVLRVRPASRRSLHRMRKLAKGMDSCPFAATDWAVTSDLLPAYGKNPVIRAMRGGQFDWFTVDSQERFFTEPFQVTPQSDRMGYRLSGARLRLAEPRELISEAVAAGTVQVPAGGQPIVLLADRQTTGGYPKIAQVASVDLPVIAQVKPGETVRFQEITLEEAQALYRRREREIELLKQGIALK; encoded by the coding sequence ATGAGCATCAGGGTGATGCGGCCGGGGCTGCTGACTTCCCTTCAGGATCTCGGCAGGCACGGGGTGCAAAAATACGGGGTGGTCGCCAGCGGCGCGATGGACCCGTTTGCGCTGCGGCTGGCGAATCTGCTGGTGGGCAATGAAGAAGCGGAAGCGGCGCTGGAAATGACGATACAGGGACCGACGCTGCTGTTTGAAAGAGATGCGCTGATCGCCATATGTGGAGCCGCATTGTCCCCCAAGATCGACGGCCGGTCCGTTCCGGAATGGCGACCTGTGCTGGTTAAAGGGGGAAGCGTGTTGCAATTCGGGATGGCGATTGCAGGCTGCCGCGCCTACCTGGCGGTGGCCGGCGGATTCGACGTTCCGGTCGTGATGGGGAGCCGCAGCACCTATTTGCGCGCCGGGATCGGCGGCTTTCAGGGACGCGCTTTGAAAGAAGGAGATGTGCTGCGGGTACGGCCCGCTTCCCGGCGAAGCTTGCATCGCATGCGAAAGCTGGCGAAGGGGATGGATTCCTGCCCGTTTGCCGCCACTGACTGGGCGGTGACTTCCGATTTGCTGCCGGCGTACGGCAAGAATCCGGTCATCCGGGCAATGCGCGGCGGTCAGTTTGACTGGTTTACCGTGGACAGCCAGGAGCGATTTTTTACGGAACCGTTTCAGGTCACGCCGCAATCGGATCGGATGGGCTACCGGTTGTCGGGGGCACGGCTCCGGTTGGCGGAACCGCGCGAACTGATTTCGGAAGCGGTGGCCGCAGGCACCGTCCAGGTGCCGGCCGGGGGCCAGCCGATCGTGTTGCTGGCCGACCGCCAGACAACTGGCGGCTATCCGAAAATCGCCCAGGTGGCGTCAGTCGATCTGCCGGTGATCGCACAGGTCAAGCCGGGCGAGACTGTCCGCTTTCAGGAAATCACGCTGGAGGAAGCACAGGCGCTGTATCGCAGGCGGGAACGGGAGATCGAGTTGTTGAAACAGGGGATCGCATTGAAGTAA
- a CDS encoding LamB/YcsF family protein, protein MFRVDLNCDMGESFGAYKLGNDEEILNFVTSANIACGFHAGDPATMRKTVKLALEKGVAIGAHPGLPDLVGFGRRNMDISPQEAYDIVVYQIGALYGFVKAEGGTMQHVKPHGALYNMAAKNPALSKAIAEAVYKVDPELILFGLSGSELVKAGQSIGLRTASEVFADRTYQADGSLTSRRQPDALITDPAQAVQQVIRMVKEGKVASQQGVDVPIKADTVCLHGDGPHALTFARQIRELLQAAGVAVRAVGNR, encoded by the coding sequence ATGTTTCGAGTCGATTTGAACTGTGACATGGGCGAAAGTTTCGGCGCTTACAAACTGGGAAACGACGAGGAGATCCTGAACTTTGTCACATCGGCCAACATCGCCTGCGGATTTCATGCGGGGGATCCGGCAACCATGCGGAAAACGGTGAAACTCGCCCTGGAAAAAGGGGTCGCCATCGGAGCGCATCCCGGCCTGCCGGATCTGGTAGGCTTCGGCCGCCGGAACATGGACATTTCACCGCAAGAAGCATACGACATCGTGGTGTATCAGATCGGCGCCCTGTATGGATTTGTCAAGGCGGAAGGCGGAACGATGCAGCATGTGAAGCCGCACGGCGCTCTCTACAACATGGCTGCGAAAAATCCGGCGCTGTCAAAAGCGATCGCGGAGGCGGTGTACAAGGTGGATCCGGAATTGATCCTGTTCGGCCTGTCCGGCAGCGAGCTGGTGAAAGCAGGTCAGTCGATCGGCTTGCGTACTGCCAGCGAAGTATTCGCCGACCGCACCTACCAAGCGGATGGTTCATTAACTTCGCGCCGCCAGCCGGACGCGCTGATCACCGATCCGGCGCAAGCGGTGCAACAGGTGATCCGCATGGTCAAGGAAGGCAAGGTGGCATCGCAACAAGGAGTCGATGTTCCGATCAAAGCGGATACCGTCTGTCTCCACGGCGACGGACCGCATGCGCTGACCTTCGCCCGCCAGATCCGGGAACTTCTGCAAGCTGCGGGAGTTGCCGTGCGGGCGGTTGGAAATCGATAA
- the pcp gene encoding pyroglutamyl-peptidase I, translating to MQKVLLTGFDPFGGESVNPAAEAIKRLSGKKFDDTEVVTQQIPTVFHKSIEVLKRAIREVQPNIVICVGQAGGRSDITVERVAINVDDARIPDNEGNQPIDVPIVPDGPAAYWSTLPIKAIVHNIREAGIPASVSQTAGTFVCNHLFYGLAHLIATEFPSVRGGFIHIPFLPEQAVRHAGAPSMSLDHIVRALEIAIHTSVTQSEDIKSVGGQTH from the coding sequence GTGCAGAAAGTGTTGCTCACAGGGTTCGATCCATTCGGAGGTGAATCTGTCAATCCGGCAGCGGAAGCGATCAAGCGGCTGAGCGGCAAAAAATTTGACGATACCGAAGTGGTCACACAACAAATTCCGACCGTTTTTCATAAATCGATTGAAGTCTTGAAACGGGCCATTCGGGAGGTTCAGCCGAACATCGTGATCTGTGTGGGTCAGGCCGGCGGACGCAGTGACATCACGGTCGAACGGGTAGCGATCAATGTGGATGACGCCCGGATTCCTGACAATGAAGGAAACCAGCCGATTGACGTTCCGATCGTGCCGGATGGTCCGGCTGCGTATTGGTCGACGCTGCCGATCAAAGCGATTGTCCACAATATCAGAGAAGCGGGCATCCCGGCGTCCGTCTCGCAGACAGCCGGCACGTTCGTCTGCAACCATCTTTTTTATGGCTTGGCCCATTTGATTGCCACCGAGTTCCCGTCCGTCCGGGGCGGCTTCATTCATATTCCGTTTCTGCCGGAGCAGGCGGTTCGCCATGCCGGGGCTCCCAGCATGAGCCTGGATCACATTGTGCGAGCGCTTGAAATTGCCATTCATACGTCTGTTACGCAGTCGGAAGACATCAAATCGGTCGGCGGACAGACCCACTAA
- a CDS encoding DUF979 domain-containing protein, with the protein MIINLEYIYYIAGIFLAIISLLTLRDKGNPKRGLTALFWGLFAVSFLFGKVIPSKYMGVLVIIMALIAGFGGVRMGSYKQTTDEQRAASARKFGNKLFLPALLIPFITVVGTMWVKNVKIGGLPLLDPGNVTLVSLGVACVIALISAMALTREKGLQPIEESRRLLDAIGWAAVLPQMLATLGGLFAAAGVGKVVADLVSAAIPVDNRFFVVAAYAVGMALFTMIMGNAFAAFPVMTAGIGLPLIVQMHGGNPAVMAAIGMFSGYCGTLMTPMAANFNIVPAALLDLPDKNAVIKAQVPTALLLLTVNIFLMYFLVF; encoded by the coding sequence ATGATTATCAATCTTGAGTATATTTACTATATCGCGGGTATCTTTCTCGCTATTATTTCGCTTTTGACGCTGCGAGACAAAGGCAACCCGAAGCGGGGGTTGACCGCTTTGTTCTGGGGCCTGTTTGCCGTATCGTTTCTGTTTGGAAAGGTGATCCCGTCCAAGTATATGGGGGTCCTCGTGATTATCATGGCGCTGATTGCCGGTTTTGGAGGAGTCCGGATGGGATCCTACAAACAAACCACAGATGAACAGCGAGCAGCAAGCGCGAGAAAGTTCGGAAACAAACTGTTTCTTCCTGCCCTGCTTATCCCATTCATTACTGTTGTTGGGACAATGTGGGTAAAGAATGTGAAAATCGGCGGTCTACCTCTGCTCGACCCAGGGAATGTCACACTCGTTAGTCTCGGGGTTGCATGCGTCATCGCTTTGATCTCGGCCATGGCGCTAACTCGGGAAAAAGGCCTGCAGCCGATTGAGGAATCGCGCCGGTTGTTGGACGCGATCGGTTGGGCCGCCGTGCTTCCCCAGATGCTCGCTACCTTGGGCGGTTTGTTTGCTGCGGCAGGTGTTGGGAAAGTGGTGGCCGATCTGGTAAGCGCAGCGATTCCGGTAGATAACCGTTTCTTTGTCGTTGCGGCCTACGCCGTGGGAATGGCTCTGTTTACCATGATTATGGGAAACGCGTTTGCCGCTTTTCCGGTGATGACGGCAGGCATCGGTTTACCGTTAATCGTTCAAATGCATGGGGGAAATCCTGCTGTTATGGCGGCGATTGGCATGTTTTCGGGTTACTGCGGAACACTGATGACTCCGATGGCTGCGAACTTCAATATTGTGCCGGCGGCACTGCTTGATCTGCCCGACAAAAACGCGGTTATCAAGGCTCAAGTGCCGACTGCGTTGCTGCTGCTGACCGTCAACATCTTCTTGATGTATTTCCTGGTATTCTAA
- a CDS encoding DUF969 domain-containing protein: MLTLIGIAIVIVGFAMRFNPLLVVTVAGIATGLAGHLPFDKILTAFGEAFVKNRYLSLFILTLPVIGLLERYGLKEQAQALISKVKAATTGRLLILYLFVRELAATVGLTSLGGHAQMVRPLVAPMAEAAAENRYGTLPEKVRNRIKAYSASADNVGLFFGEDIFIAFGAILLMKGFFEQNGIQVEPLHIAVWGIPTAIAAFLIHGARLLLLERKIKAEAEKSQINESIKNPELRGETQA, from the coding sequence ATGCTCACACTGATTGGAATTGCCATTGTGATTGTCGGTTTTGCAATGCGCTTTAATCCGTTGCTTGTCGTAACGGTTGCGGGAATTGCCACCGGTTTAGCCGGACATCTTCCGTTCGACAAGATCCTGACGGCATTCGGAGAGGCGTTTGTAAAAAATCGCTATCTCTCCTTGTTCATTCTGACCTTGCCGGTGATAGGCCTGTTGGAACGCTACGGCCTGAAGGAACAAGCGCAAGCGTTGATCAGCAAAGTGAAGGCTGCCACGACCGGACGGCTGCTCATCTTGTATCTGTTTGTGCGGGAACTTGCCGCAACTGTAGGTTTGACAAGCCTCGGCGGCCACGCGCAAATGGTTCGTCCGCTGGTTGCACCGATGGCGGAAGCGGCAGCGGAAAACCGATATGGAACTCTCCCAGAAAAAGTACGTAACCGGATTAAGGCATATTCGGCGTCCGCCGATAATGTCGGACTCTTTTTTGGCGAAGATATCTTTATTGCGTTCGGCGCGATCTTGTTGATGAAAGGATTCTTCGAACAAAACGGGATTCAGGTGGAACCGCTGCATATTGCGGTCTGGGGGATTCCCACCGCGATCGCCGCTTTCCTGATCCACGGCGCGCGACTCTTGCTGTTGGAGCGAAAAATAAAGGCGGAAGCAGAAAAGTCGCAAATCAACGAATCGATTAAGAATCCTGAATTGCGAGGGGAGACGCAAGCATGA